A single Campylobacter hyointestinalis subsp. hyointestinalis DNA region contains:
- a CDS encoding DUF1007 family protein, translating to MKLCSVIVFVLAIFSNLNACALCALYSPTAHANIKFISQNRALKEIKIQWIFSENFTKLTFETYDINSNLKLEDAELKEIKKALLDYLKPRSYLISASYYDGSQKDISLKLDPKDVRVLVQNLRLKFEFDFSLNLELKDKRVVKITIFDPEDYFNFKIASGEFYELEDGFFIKPNVNLNTGFYEITTKAPPKPLLHQLVPNEQQLNEQKFEIDKIDESKTNFISMLGVKYLGELKSLIKNGGDIHFILLISFIYGLLHAAGPGHGKLLTTSYFAANGGSYVKAFLFALKIGFLHVIGALVLVYATMFLVESFVSKTVNEVANATTKISAILIVLVACAMLVAKFKKNKFKFSPSGSSSRILNSSCACSCPKCSCKKDGEWFVVLGASLVPCPGVVLVFILAFSIGSFGVAFLSALMIGLAMAIVIFLAAVFGRALNLGFSKFKPVGFYFEILALCLMIMLGVFMFIASQRIQVL from the coding sequence ATGAAGCTTTGTAGTGTTATAGTTTTCGTATTGGCTATCTTTTCAAATTTAAATGCGTGTGCCCTTTGTGCTTTGTATTCGCCTACAGCGCACGCAAATATCAAATTTATAAGCCAAAACAGGGCATTAAAAGAGATAAAAATCCAGTGGATATTTTCCGAGAATTTCACGAAACTTACGTTCGAAACTTATGATATAAACTCAAATTTAAAGCTAGAGGACGCTGAGCTAAAAGAGATAAAAAAGGCGCTTTTAGACTATCTAAAACCACGAAGTTATCTTATAAGCGCTTCTTATTACGATGGTTCACAAAAGGATATAAGCTTAAAGCTAGATCCAAAAGATGTGAGAGTTTTGGTGCAAAACTTAAGGCTTAAGTTTGAGTTTGATTTTTCGCTTAATCTTGAGCTTAAAGATAAACGAGTTGTAAAGATAACTATATTTGACCCTGAAGATTATTTCAATTTTAAGATAGCAAGTGGTGAGTTTTACGAGCTTGAAGATGGTTTTTTTATAAAACCCAATGTAAATTTAAATACCGGTTTTTATGAGATAACTACAAAAGCGCCTCCAAAGCCCTTGCTCCACCAGCTAGTGCCAAACGAACAGCAGCTAAACGAGCAAAAATTTGAAATAGACAAGATAGATGAAAGTAAGACAAATTTTATCAGTATGCTCGGGGTAAAATACCTAGGCGAGCTAAAATCCTTGATAAAAAACGGCGGTGATATCCACTTCATACTACTTATATCTTTTATCTACGGACTTTTGCACGCTGCTGGTCCAGGACACGGTAAGCTGCTTACTACTAGCTATTTTGCTGCTAATGGCGGAAGCTACGTAAAAGCCTTTTTATTTGCTTTAAAGATAGGTTTTTTGCACGTTATAGGCGCTTTGGTTTTGGTTTATGCGACTATGTTTTTAGTAGAAAGTTTCGTAAGTAAAACCGTAAATGAAGTAGCTAACGCGACTACAAAGATATCAGCTATTTTGATCGTGCTAGTAGCTTGTGCTATGTTAGTAGCTAAATTCAAAAAAAATAAATTTAAATTTAGTCCTTCTGGATCTTCAAGTAGGATCTTAAATAGCTCGTGTGCTTGTAGCTGCCCTAAGTGTTCTTGTAAAAAAGACGGTGAATGGTTTGTGGTGCTAGGTGCATCGCTAGTTCCTTGTCCAGGAGTCGTTCTAGTGTTTATTTTAGCTTTTAGTATAGGTAGTTTTGGCGTAGCATTTTTGAGTGCGTTGATGATAGGACTAGCGATGGCGATCGTTATATTTTTAGCAGCGGTTTTTGGAAGAGCTTTAAATTTAGGATTTTCTAAGTTTAAACCGGTAGGATTTTACTTTGAAATCTTGGCATTATGCTTGATGATAATGCTTGGTGTATTTATGTTTATAGCTTCACAAAGGATCCAGGTGTTATGA
- a CDS encoding metal ABC transporter solute-binding protein, Zn/Mn family yields MKKIITILCLSFMPFYAKGIVTASILPVKYFVEQIAGDTLEVGVMAPSGADPHTYEPRPNQMKMIEKSDLFFAVGMDYERVWIPKFTKSFANLKIIDTAYGIKLKKMEHSHDHEASEHKSDHEDSEGGFDPHIWLDPILVKTMAQNIFSALKAQYPQNAEIYSTNLAKFLQILDELDATIRSEFSNLKNKKFIVYHPSWGYFAERYGLEQIAIEIEGKEPKPADLANLINEAKEEGVKVIFVAPQFSKKSANLIANEVHAKVVEIDQLPKDWLLSMKKTTEAFRQSF; encoded by the coding sequence ATGAAAAAGATCATAACTATTTTATGTCTTAGTTTTATGCCCTTTTATGCTAAAGGGATAGTTACTGCAAGTATTCTTCCTGTTAAATATTTTGTAGAACAAATAGCAGGAGATACTTTAGAAGTTGGCGTTATGGCCCCTAGCGGCGCTGATCCTCACACTTATGAGCCGCGTCCAAATCAGATGAAAATGATCGAGAAAAGCGATCTATTTTTTGCAGTAGGAATGGACTATGAAAGAGTTTGGATACCTAAATTTACAAAAAGTTTTGCGAATTTAAAGATCATAGATACGGCTTATGGTATCAAGCTTAAAAAGATGGAACACTCTCACGATCACGAAGCTAGTGAACATAAATCTGATCATGAAGATAGTGAGGGCGGCTTTGATCCTCATATCTGGCTAGATCCTATTTTGGTAAAAACTATGGCACAAAATATATTTAGCGCCCTAAAAGCTCAGTATCCACAAAACGCCGAGATCTATAGTACAAATTTAGCTAAATTCTTGCAAATTTTAGATGAACTAGATGCTACGATAAGAAGTGAGTTTTCAAATTTAAAAAATAAGAAATTTATTGTATATCATCCGTCTTGGGGATATTTTGCCGAGCGTTATGGCTTGGAGCAGATAGCTATAGAAATAGAAGGAAAAGAGCCAAAACCAGCAGATCTTGCTAATCTCATAAATGAGGCTAAAGAAGAGGGTGTAAAAGTGATATTTGTAGCGCCGCAGTTTTCGAAAAAATCAGCAAATTTGATCGCAAATGAAGTCCACGCTAAGGTCGTAGAGATAGATCAGCTTCCTAAAGATTGGCTTCTTAGTATGAAAAAAACTACTGAAGCGTTTAGGCAATCTTTTTAG
- a CDS encoding Fur family transcriptional regulator: MDGTSFLKEQGITSTPLRISIIEILQNASKPISYDEFLAKIKANKTTIYRNLDLLLSKNLIIKSEIEHKSFYELSGHAKAYFVCETCHKMEEIEVPILPGKNIKSAVIKGVCENCK, translated from the coding sequence ATGGACGGAACCTCTTTTTTAAAAGAACAAGGCATAACAAGCACTCCACTTAGGATCAGCATTATTGAGATATTGCAAAATGCCTCTAAGCCTATCAGTTATGACGAATTTTTAGCAAAAATAAAAGCAAATAAAACGACTATTTATAGAAATTTAGATCTGCTTTTAAGTAAAAATTTGATCATAAAAAGTGAGATAGAACACAAAAGTTTTTATGAACTCTCTGGTCACGCAAAAGCTTATTTCGTATGCGAAACTTGTCATAAGATGGAAGAGATAGAAGTGCCGATCTTGCCGGGGAAAAATATCAAAAGTGCTGTGATAAAAGGCGTTTGTGAAAACTGCAAATAA
- a CDS encoding class I SAM-dependent methyltransferase, which yields MQNIWDKKSKTYPKFNNTKSAFQIEFFDFLTSSGVNFEGKSVIDVGCGTGVYTLFIAQKAKNVLGIDTSKDMLNALKQSAKDEGLNNIQTLQSGIYGVVSKFDIAFLTMSPALKNETDFKKFMSFADLRVYMNWAKPRTSNVLEPFFEKYGREQTAITITQLEAYLKNRQIPYKSKILNEFRSVKRSLSEAYENVSWHLEINGIKLPKEEILKELQKLAIDEFITEDLSSSMKVLVF from the coding sequence TTGCAAAATATTTGGGATAAAAAGTCTAAAACATATCCGAAGTTTAATAACACAAAAAGCGCATTTCAGATAGAATTTTTTGATTTTTTAACAAGCTCAGGCGTAAATTTCGAAGGTAAAAGTGTTATAGATGTCGGATGCGGAACTGGTGTTTATACTCTTTTTATCGCTCAAAAAGCAAAAAACGTACTTGGCATAGATACGAGCAAAGATATGCTAAATGCGCTTAAACAAAGCGCTAAAGACGAAGGTTTAAATAATATCCAAACACTACAATCAGGAATTTATGGCGTAGTTTCTAAATTCGATATAGCTTTTCTTACAATGTCTCCGGCTTTAAAAAATGAAACTGACTTTAAAAAATTTATGAGTTTTGCAGATCTTAGAGTTTATATGAACTGGGCAAAGCCTCGCACTTCAAACGTTTTAGAGCCGTTTTTCGAAAAATACGGCAGGGAACAAACCGCCATAACCATAACGCAGTTAGAAGCATATCTAAAAAACAGGCAAATTCCTTATAAAAGCAAGATCTTAAATGAGTTTAGAAGCGTAAAAAGAAGCCTATCAGAAGCTTATGAAAATGTGTCTTGGCATCTTGAGATAAACGGTATAAAGCTACCAAAAGAAGAGATTTTAAAAGAGCTACAAAAGCTAGCGATTGATGAGTTTATAACAGAAGATCTAAGCTCAAGTATGAAAGTATTGGTATTTTAA
- a CDS encoding cytochrome-c peroxidase gives MKYILALLLSFGFLFADAKSTLFSPLLKPLDYDKQKALLGKELFNDKRISTDKKISCRSCHSTYETFNKKHGKSDLNPPSILNSYLNYIHSFDGKITDLKQRINLCFTSQKELKIEVIIKQIKRNPVYILKFDELYKDGVTYENAIDAIIEFLKATVTPNSKFDKFIAGDENALSQDEKDGFDLFMRIGCVNCHNGVNLGGNIVSLLGYEGMALKVPSLRNVSLRSVYLHNGTLNDLLQTIEFMNERMNLKNFTQKDYELLYKFLLTLIGEFPEILHE, from the coding sequence ATGAAGTATATTTTAGCCTTGCTTTTATCTTTTGGTTTTTTATTTGCGGACGCAAAAAGCACTCTATTTTCGCCACTTTTAAAGCCTTTAGACTACGATAAACAAAAAGCATTGCTAGGAAAAGAACTTTTTAATGATAAAAGGATAAGCACAGATAAAAAGATCTCTTGTAGGTCATGTCACAGCACTTATGAAACATTCAATAAAAAACACGGAAAAAGCGATTTAAATCCACCTTCTATTTTGAATTCATACTTAAATTATATACACTCGTTTGACGGAAAAATCACTGATTTAAAACAAAGAATAAATTTATGCTTCACATCTCAAAAAGAGCTAAAAATAGAGGTTATAATAAAACAGATAAAAAGAAATCCGGTATATATTTTAAAATTTGATGAGCTATACAAAGACGGCGTAACGTATGAAAATGCTATTGATGCGATAATAGAGTTCTTAAAAGCGACCGTTACTCCTAATAGTAAATTTGATAAATTTATCGCAGGTGATGAAAACGCTTTATCGCAAGACGAAAAAGACGGATTTGACCTGTTTATGAGGATTGGCTGCGTAAATTGTCATAATGGAGTAAATCTAGGCGGAAACATCGTTAGCCTTCTTGGCTATGAAGGTATGGCTCTTAAAGTTCCGTCTTTAAGAAACGTCTCATTGCGCTCTGTTTACCTACATAATGGCACTTTAAATGATCTTTTACAAACTATAGAATTTATGAACGAGCGTATGAATTTAAAAAACTTTACGCAAAAAGACTATGAATTATTATATAAATTTTTACTCACCTTAATAGGAGAATTTCCGGAGATTTTGCATGAATAA
- a CDS encoding bifunctional diguanylate cyclase/phosphodiesterase: MNKKHILNGLILSLIMLLSTFCTYSIYSSINTLQKSNYWNNQIFKIGEINKEIDIWLGRQISIVSYDQINEQTTGIFNIINDMEMSKDFDKFTFIVKNAQMFQAVKKAFHEKQAIVQRYQVLKTNSDNALLYLNNNLAYTSNLYLSNTIYSEVIQGKIGLNNHISTTKQKIKTVLENITDQKSLDYSFFKKAEIVVDNMYEFDKLDKQNKELLINQKLNELGIGINEYFKGNIKSILAPFILLFLLVIDLSIRTIYLSTKNNKNKAILSYMKNLIQNSMNSIIIIDKAGKILSVNKAFETTSGYSKKEIIEKSIYILKTNMNSDNIYDNLLKNISNNQIWSHDDFISKTKNGVLMYEKVVAVPTFNEYYEVSGAVILKKDITKERLIARELNFKTQEIKKNSLIDKLTGLKNNIAIMEKIDRKKFGNIIYINLNNFTNLRFFYKNSIIELILIAVAQTLKLCIDAYKMNGVAYRIQGDEFCVWYEGNTLQEDIKRIIEYFSAKNIEIVTDYGKEILPNIGITIGVSLTQDTQNTNRLTQAILAHHEAKANDSQVAYYKDNNSTEQQYHTNQLVSRMIQYALNQNKVIVECQGIFDIQNFSTPKIASYEVLIRILDGENKIHYPGEFLGVAKHTSLYIALTKEVINKTFDLVETFADKRFSINLSSIDMVNEGVKKLFIQKLKACSNPNHLTVEILESEGIDDYASINPFIESIKDHGCKLSIDDFGSGYSNYYRMLELNIDYLKIDGSIIKKLPTDENARSVVRTIVDFANRQGYDVVAEFVATEEILTQVKSYNIKYAQGFLLGKPTHPSNID; this comes from the coding sequence ATGAATAAAAAACACATTCTAAATGGGCTAATTTTATCTTTAATAATGCTTTTATCAACATTTTGTACGTATAGCATATATTCGAGTATCAATACACTTCAAAAAAGCAATTACTGGAACAATCAAATATTTAAGATAGGTGAGATAAATAAAGAGATAGATATCTGGCTAGGCAGACAGATATCTATAGTAAGCTATGATCAGATAAACGAGCAAACTACTGGGATATTTAATATCATAAACGATATGGAGATGTCTAAAGACTTTGATAAATTTACATTTATAGTAAAAAATGCGCAAATGTTTCAAGCCGTAAAAAAAGCATTTCACGAAAAACAAGCCATAGTGCAAAGATATCAAGTATTAAAAACAAATAGCGACAATGCCCTTCTTTATCTAAACAACAACCTTGCTTATACTTCAAATTTATATCTAAGCAACACGATATATTCAGAAGTCATACAAGGCAAAATCGGCTTAAACAACCATATATCTACTACCAAACAAAAGATTAAAACCGTATTAGAAAATATAACAGATCAAAAAAGCCTTGATTATTCATTTTTCAAAAAAGCAGAAATAGTAGTAGACAATATGTATGAATTCGATAAACTAGATAAACAAAACAAAGAGCTACTTATAAATCAAAAGCTTAACGAACTAGGTATTGGTATAAATGAATATTTTAAAGGTAATATAAAAAGCATTTTAGCACCATTTATACTACTATTTTTATTGGTTATTGATTTATCTATTAGAACAATATATCTAAGTACAAAAAACAATAAAAACAAAGCTATATTATCTTATATGAAAAATTTAATTCAAAACTCTATGAACTCTATCATAATCATAGATAAAGCCGGCAAGATATTATCCGTAAATAAAGCTTTTGAAACCACAAGCGGATATAGCAAAAAAGAGATAATAGAAAAATCAATCTATATTTTAAAAACAAATATGAATAGCGACAACATCTACGATAATCTGCTAAAAAATATAAGCAATAATCAAATTTGGTCGCACGATGATTTTATAAGCAAAACAAAAAATGGCGTTCTTATGTATGAAAAGGTCGTAGCCGTGCCTACATTTAATGAATACTACGAAGTAAGTGGCGCCGTCATTCTTAAAAAAGATATCACGAAAGAAAGACTCATCGCAAGAGAGTTAAATTTCAAAACGCAAGAGATCAAGAAAAACTCTCTCATAGATAAGCTAACTGGGCTTAAAAACAACATAGCTATTATGGAAAAAATCGATAGAAAGAAATTTGGCAATATTATTTATATAAATCTAAATAACTTTACAAATCTTAGATTTTTCTATAAAAACTCAATAATAGAGCTCATACTCATAGCAGTAGCTCAAACATTAAAACTTTGCATTGATGCTTATAAGATGAACGGTGTGGCTTATAGGATCCAAGGCGATGAGTTTTGCGTATGGTATGAGGGTAACACTTTACAAGAAGACATAAAACGCATCATAGAATACTTCAGTGCTAAAAATATAGAGATAGTCACGGACTACGGAAAAGAGATCTTGCCAAACATAGGCATAACCATAGGCGTAAGCTTGACTCAAGATACGCAAAATACAAATAGACTGACCCAAGCCATACTAGCTCACCACGAAGCCAAAGCAAACGACTCTCAAGTCGCGTATTATAAAGACAATAACTCTACAGAGCAACAGTATCATACAAACCAGCTAGTCTCGAGAATGATACAATACGCGCTAAACCAAAACAAAGTTATAGTAGAGTGTCAAGGGATATTTGATATACAAAATTTCTCTACTCCAAAAATCGCATCTTATGAAGTCTTGATCAGGATATTAGACGGAGAAAATAAAATTCACTATCCAGGAGAGTTTTTAGGAGTTGCAAAACATACTTCGCTTTATATAGCGCTGACAAAAGAGGTCATAAACAAAACTTTCGATCTAGTAGAAACATTTGCGGATAAAAGATTTTCGATAAATTTATCAAGTATAGATATGGTAAATGAGGGCGTTAAAAAGCTCTTTATCCAAAAGCTAAAAGCCTGTTCAAATCCAAACCACTTAACAGTAGAGATTCTAGAAAGCGAAGGAATAGATGACTACGCGTCGATAAATCCATTTATCGAAAGTATAAAAGATCACGGATGCAAGCTTTCTATAGATGATTTTGGAAGCGGATATTCGAACTATTATCGTATGCTAGAGCTAAACATCGACTACTTAAAGATAGACGGTTCTATCATCAAAAAGCTTCCAACTGACGAAAACGCAAGAAGCGTCGTGCGAACTATCGTTGATTTTGCAAATAGACAAGGCTATGACGTTGTAGCTGAATTCGTCGCAACGGAAGAAATTTTAACTCAGGTTAAAAGTTATAATATAAAATACGCTCAAGGTTTCTTGCTAGGAAAACCGACTCACCCTAGTAACATAGACTAA
- a CDS encoding carbonic anhydrase codes for MHDIINGAVKFMEEDFLEHKELFEHLGNKQSPHTLFIGCSDSRVVPNLITNTLPGELFVVRNIGNIVPHYRISEEFLATTSAIEYAINILKIKNIIICGHSNCGGCASLYEDEKKLNLVPAVKRWLDLISDIKDEVLKYKNLDNAKRAWITERLNVINSLENLKTFPFVKDLIKSGDLKVYGWHYVIETGELYDYCEDSKSFRLLEKSIDYDKIYNEIFTDF; via the coding sequence TTGCATGATATAATAAATGGTGCGGTTAAATTTATGGAAGAAGACTTTTTAGAACATAAAGAACTATTTGAGCATTTAGGAAACAAACAGTCCCCACACACTCTTTTTATAGGTTGTTCAGATTCTAGAGTCGTGCCAAATTTGATAACAAATACGTTGCCTGGCGAACTTTTTGTTGTAAGAAATATAGGAAATATAGTACCGCATTATCGGATCAGCGAAGAGTTTTTAGCAACGACTTCAGCTATAGAATACGCTATAAACATCTTAAAAATCAAAAATATAATCATCTGCGGACATAGTAATTGCGGCGGTTGTGCATCTTTATACGAAGATGAAAAAAAGCTAAATTTAGTTCCTGCGGTAAAAAGATGGCTAGATCTGATATCTGATATCAAAGATGAGGTTTTAAAATACAAAAATTTAGATAACGCAAAAAGAGCGTGGATAACAGAACGATTAAATGTTATAAACTCGCTTGAAAATTTAAAAACATTTCCTTTTGTAAAGGATTTGATAAAGAGTGGAGATTTAAAGGTTTATGGTTGGCACTATGTTATAGAAACAGGCGAACTATATGATTACTGCGAGGATTCAAAAAGTTTTAGATTACTTGAAAAGAGCATAGACTATGATAAAATTTATAACGAAATTTTTACTGATTTTTAG
- a CDS encoding mechanosensitive ion channel family protein — MIKFITKFLLIFSISVFANEIKDEQSLPQVVTQIMNANHQILLIKDQNKDKNQTATSDLSPINAQKHKLLESIAVFITNYTAQDNNQFKKDKAAIDKKVKLYENNTNSERYITAKIDSLSLELDEFFYQTILNLSTAFSKNAKQDTINSILQEGIMSIQTGGYLDIKNFKDTLSDVSKNTFEQELINLDIKKTSYDEILAYLKDHSDLLASNFLFSSLNLNDVISYINKQIPIDTKVFNPGKFTLIVLIFLFFFSIRVKLSKIVFVLLTAFLSKDKKAHRDIQEQFILVIKKPMGIFLSAYAIDVCLSIFYYPSPVPIRFANFFVIAYIILVSWLLIGILDGYGMMALSKIAQKSGKKEVINLIIKILYFIVIVITILLILSRLGFDISTIIASLGIGGLAVALATKDIIANFFASILLLFDNSFSQGDWIVCAGVEGTVVEIGLRKTTIRTFDNSLVFIPNSKIMSENVKNWNRRKVGRQIKMSIGLTYSTTPDQLKECITEIKTMLQNHPGIAKSGEDSALNSSDFRLKYKQNMVSVDDLAGYKSNLFVVLDEFGDNSINILIYCFSKTVVWGEFLETKQDVMLKIMDILSKYETEFAFPSQSIYIEKLPKIEYDIVNSKEAKDA, encoded by the coding sequence ATGATAAAATTTATAACGAAATTTTTACTGATTTTTAGTATATCCGTTTTCGCAAACGAGATCAAAGACGAGCAAAGCTTACCGCAAGTAGTAACGCAGATAATGAACGCCAATCATCAAATTTTGCTCATCAAAGATCAAAATAAAGATAAAAATCAAACCGCAACTTCCGATCTATCACCTATAAATGCACAAAAACACAAGTTACTTGAGAGCATCGCGGTGTTCATCACAAACTACACTGCGCAAGATAACAATCAGTTCAAAAAAGACAAAGCCGCTATAGATAAAAAAGTAAAATTATATGAAAACAACACAAACTCTGAGCGTTATATCACGGCTAAAATTGACTCACTCAGCCTTGAGCTAGATGAGTTTTTCTATCAAACTATTTTAAATTTAAGCACCGCATTTAGTAAAAATGCCAAGCAAGATACTATAAACTCTATCTTACAAGAAGGCATAATGAGTATCCAAACAGGCGGTTATCTTGATATTAAAAATTTCAAAGATACGCTAAGCGATGTATCTAAAAACACATTCGAACAAGAGCTTATAAATTTAGATATCAAAAAAACAAGCTACGATGAAATTTTAGCTTATTTAAAAGACCACTCAGACTTGCTTGCTAGCAACTTTTTATTTTCTAGCTTAAATTTAAACGATGTGATAAGCTATATAAACAAACAAATTCCTATCGATACAAAGGTTTTTAATCCGGGTAAATTTACACTTATAGTTTTGATTTTTCTATTTTTCTTTTCTATAAGAGTAAAACTCTCAAAGATAGTTTTTGTGCTACTCACAGCTTTTTTATCAAAAGACAAAAAAGCACATAGAGATATACAAGAACAGTTTATACTAGTCATCAAAAAGCCTATGGGGATATTTTTAAGTGCGTACGCCATAGACGTTTGTTTGAGTATATTTTACTATCCAAGCCCAGTGCCTATAAGATTTGCGAACTTTTTCGTTATAGCCTATATCATACTTGTTTCGTGGCTGCTCATAGGCATACTTGATGGTTATGGAATGATGGCACTAAGCAAAATAGCGCAAAAAAGCGGTAAAAAAGAAGTTATAAACTTGATCATCAAGATCTTGTATTTTATAGTTATCGTCATCACGATACTGCTCATTTTAAGTAGGCTTGGCTTTGATATCAGCACGATCATCGCATCTCTTGGTATAGGTGGTCTTGCAGTAGCTCTTGCCACAAAAGACATCATAGCGAATTTCTTTGCTTCTATCTTACTGCTTTTTGATAACTCTTTTTCTCAAGGCGACTGGATAGTTTGCGCAGGAGTTGAGGGAACAGTTGTTGAAATAGGGCTTAGGAAAACGACTATAAGGACATTTGATAACTCTTTAGTCTTTATACCAAACTCAAAAATAATGAGTGAAAACGTCAAAAACTGGAACAGAAGAAAAGTAGGACGTCAGATAAAAATGAGCATAGGGCTTACATACTCTACTACACCAGACCAACTAAAAGAGTGTATAACCGAGATAAAAACTATGCTTCAAAATCATCCTGGTATCGCAAAAAGTGGCGAAGATAGCGCACTAAATTCAAGCGATTTTAGACTAAAATACAAACAAAATATGGTTTCTGTAGATGATCTAGCAGGATATAAAAGTAACCTTTTTGTGGTGCTTGATGAATTTGGCGACAACTCTATAAATATACTTATATACTGCTTTAGCAAAACAGTCGTTTGGGGTGAATTCTTAGAAACAAAACAAGACGTTATGCTAAAAATAATGGATATTTTAAGCAAATATGAAACAGAGTTTGCATTCCCATCTCAAAGCATATATATTGAAAAATTACCTAAAATTGAGTATGATATAGTAAATTCAAAGGAGGCAAAAGATGCGTGA
- the aroC gene encoding chorismate synthase — translation MNTFGKRLRLSTFGESHGVAIGGILDGLPAGVRIDEEYLQSELDKRKPGGKYATNRKEDDKVEILSGVFDGFSTGHPIGFMIKNSNQHSKDYDNIKEIFRPGHADFTYYHKFGIRDHRGGGRSSARETAVRVAAGAIAEMMLGEFGISVKSGVFGVGLDDAKKVDFEFAKTSEIFCLDKNKDEAWKEIILNAKNSGDSVGATILSVISGVPVGLGEVLYDKLDAALAGAFMGINGVKAVEIGDGIEASKANGSSNNDLMDKNGFKSNHAGGILGGISNGQDIIIRSYFKPTPSIFMDQPTLNVNGDEVICALRGRHDPCIGIRGSVVATAMARLVIADMLLLNVSSKLENLKKIYC, via the coding sequence ATGAATACTTTTGGGAAAAGGCTTAGGCTAAGTACGTTTGGAGAGAGTCATGGAGTAGCTATCGGTGGGATACTAGATGGGTTACCTGCTGGAGTAAGAATCGATGAAGAATATCTTCAAAGCGAACTAGATAAGAGAAAACCGGGTGGAAAATACGCAACAAATAGAAAAGAAGACGATAAAGTAGAGATTTTAAGCGGTGTATTTGATGGCTTTAGTACAGGTCATCCTATAGGTTTTATGATAAAAAATTCAAATCAGCACTCAAAAGACTATGATAATATAAAAGAGATTTTTCGCCCGGGTCACGCAGACTTTACGTATTACCATAAATTTGGCATACGCGATCATAGAGGTGGCGGTAGAAGTAGTGCTAGAGAGACTGCGGTGCGGGTAGCTGCGGGCGCGATAGCAGAGATGATGCTTGGTGAGTTTGGTATAAGCGTAAAAAGTGGTGTATTTGGCGTGGGCTTAGATGATGCTAAAAAGGTTGATTTTGAATTTGCTAAAACAAGCGAAATATTTTGCTTAGACAAAAATAAAGATGAAGCTTGGAAAGAGATCATACTTAACGCTAAAAACAGTGGAGATAGCGTAGGCGCGACTATTTTAAGTGTGATAAGTGGCGTTCCAGTAGGGCTTGGAGAAGTATTATACGATAAACTAGACGCTGCTCTTGCAGGCGCATTTATGGGGATAAATGGCGTAAAAGCAGTAGAGATCGGCGATGGTATAGAAGCGTCAAAAGCAAACGGCTCTTCAAATAATGATCTTATGGATAAAAATGGCTTCAAGTCAAATCACGCCGGAGGAATTCTGGGCGGAATTTCAAATGGACAAGATATCATCATAAGAAGCTATTTTAAGCCGACGCCGAGCATTTTTATGGATCAACCGACTTTAAACGTGAATGGCGATGAGGTAATATGTGCTTTAAGAGGACGCCACGATCCTTGTATAGGAATTCGTGGAAGCGTGGTAGCAACTGCTATGGCTAGGTTAGTGATAGCTGATATGTTACTTTTAAATGTAAGCTCTAAGCTCGAAAATTTAAAGAAAATATACTGTTAG